The window CTGTCCCAGTCCGTACATGTTAGTGGTGGCGCCGGTGGTAGCCAGCCAGCGACTGCCGCTCAAGAATTCGGATCGCTTGCTGGCCGGCATAGAGCGCCGGAGAGCAGTCCGCTCTACGATCCCCGCGGTGACGCACGTGGACTACTCCTCGCGGGTGCACACTGTAGAGCACACGTGCAACCCTCGGTTTGCAGAAGTCATTGAGGCTTTCCGGAAAAAGACAGGTTGTCCGGTAGTAATAAATACTTCGTTCAACGTGCGCGGCGAGCCTATCGTATGTACTCCGGAGGATGCTTACCTCTGCTTCATGAACACTGACATGGACTACTTGGTCATGGGGGATTTTGTGCTCGACAAGAAGCGTCAAACTCAGTTGGCGGTGCGGCAGAGGCGGAGATTTGCACTGGACTGAGGCAGAGTGAGAGACAAACGATTGACCTCCTTTGGTGCGGGGCTGGCGGGGGTGTTGAGCGTCTTGGCCGTGCTGCGGCTGCTTCACGCCGGGCTCGGGAGAAGCTGGTGGCTCTTCTGCGCTGCGGCGGTGGTGGCCGTAGCAGCTCTCCTGCTGCCGAGCGCGCTGCGGCCGCTCTACCACGCCAGCCGCAAGACTGGGTTCGCCCTGGGCTGGCTCAGCACCCAATTGCTCCTGACGGTGGTCTACTACCTTGTGGTTACGCCGATCGCTCTCGCACTACGTCTCCTCGGCCGTGACCCACTGAAGCGCCGCCCGGAGCCCACGCGCACCAGCTACTGGCAGGCCCCGGAGCATCGTCTGGGCAGTGACCAGTACTGGCAGCGACAGTTCTGAGTGCGCCCAGCCAGGGTGGTTGTGTGACGAGGAGATTGAGATGGGAAACGACAGCTGGCAGCTCGAGATGTTTCGGCGCTCGCTGAAGAAGCGGGCAAAGATGCGGACGCTCATCGCCCTGTTGCCGGACCTGGCGGGCAAGCGCTGTCTGGACGTCACCTGCGGCGACAACACCGGCTCCTTGAACTATTACTTCCGCGCGCAAGGCGGCTGGTGGGTGTCGGCTGACTTGGAGGGGCGCAACTTGCCGGTGATGGTGAGCCTGCTCAAGGAGCGCGTGCTTCACCTGGACGAGCAGCATTTCTGCTTCCCGGACGACAGCTTCGACGTGGTCGTGTCCATCGACTGCCTGGAGCACTTGCATGAGGAAAGGCCCTTTCTCGCCGAGCTTTACCGCATTGTCAAGCCTGGCGGGACGGCCATGGTCACCGTGCCCAATGGCGACGGGCGACTGTTGGCGAACAAGATTAAGAACTGGATCGGCATGACGCCCGACAAGTACGGACATATCAGGCCAGGTTATACGCGCGAGCAGCTGGCTGCGGTGGTCAGTGCCGTGGGGTTCCAGGTCGTGGGGCGTGCGGGCTACTCACGCTTTTTCATGGAGTCATTGGAGTTGATGATCAACGCCATGTACGTGTTGGTGATGAACAAAGACAAAGCCGAGGCGCCAGAGGGAGTCATTGCCCCCACCTCGCAGGAGGCGTTGAAGAGCCATGGCCTGTCTTACATGCTGTACAGTCTCATCTATCCTGTGTTGTGGTTGATTTCACGCCTGGACTACCTGTTGTTTTGGGGCGGACACTATGCAGTGGCGGTGCGTGCAGTGAAACCAAACAGACAGGAGTGACGAGGGAAACATGAAGGTTATAGTGACAGGAGCGGGGGGCTTTATCGGCAGCCATTTGGTGGAACGTTTGGCTGAGCACGGGGTGCAGGTGGTGGCCGTGGACGTCCATTTGCCGCCCACGGTATTTGCTGCCGGCGATGGGGCAGTAGAGATGGTGCAAGGCGACTTTCGCGACGAAGGCCTCATGCGCAAGGCGCTAAGCGGCTGCAGCGTGGTCTTTCATTTGGCCAGCGCCCATCTGCAGACCCATCTGCCGGACAGCGAGTACTGGGACGTGAACGTTCATGGCCTGCTGCGCTTCCTGGAATGGAGCAGGGATGCAGGGGTCGAGCGCTTTGTGCATACGAGCACTGTGGGCGTCTACGGGCACATCGAGCGCCCACCTGCCACCGAGGAGACCGAATGCCGGCCGCAGTCGATCTACGGTGAGACCAAGCTTGCCGGCGAGCGCGCTGCCCTGCGCTTCTGGGCGGAGCATGGGTTGCCGGTGGTTGTCCTGCGGCCGGCCTGGGTCTATGGGCGGCGGTGCCGGCGTACCGAGCGCCTGTTTCGCATGCTGCGCAAGGGGCACTTCATCAAGTTCGGCCCGTGTCGGAATCTGCGCCACCCAGTCTACATCGAAGACATGCTGGACGCTTTCGAGCTGGCCGCCCAGCGACCAGAGGCGGTTGGCCAGGTGATGATCATCGCCGACGAGCAGGCACTCACGACGGCGGAGATGGTGGCGGCATTCTGCGAAGTACTTGGGGTGCCGGAGCCAAAGGTGCGGCTCCCTCTGCTCCCCATGAAGCTCCTTGCCGTGCTCGCCGAGAGTACCGGCAAGGCGCTGCATCGGGAACCGCCCTTTTCGCGGCGCAGCCTGGAGTTCTTTACCACCAACAACGCCTTTGACATCAGCAAGGCGCGCGAGGTGTTGGGCTTTGCGCCCAAGTACGAGTTCCGCGAGGGATTGAAGGCGACATTGGACGCGATGAAGGTGGCAGATGAGCAGAGGCGCCGAGCGGAGGTCACCGCCAATGCCGGAGGCTGAGCTGCTCAAAAAGCGGGCAAGCCAGCACTTTGACGACTGGGCCGATCACTACGAGGCCGGCCGGATGAGCCGCTGGTTCCGCCACTTTCAGGCGCTCATCATCAAGGCCATAGCCCCGGGCCCTGGCCAGCGCGTGCTCGACGTGGGCTGCGGCACCGGCTGGGCAGTGCGCAACGTTGTCCAGAGGGAGCCTGCTGCCTTCGCGTGTGGGCTGGACATCTCCCGCGCCATGCTGCAGGAAGCGGTGCGCCGCCGCGGAGCGATGAGGCGCGCTGCCTTCGTGCAAGCGGATTCTGAGCACATCCCCGCCAAAGACGCCTCCTTCGATGCAGTCATTTGTTCGAGCTC is drawn from candidate division KSB1 bacterium and contains these coding sequences:
- a CDS encoding methyltransferase domain-containing protein, translated to MGNDSWQLEMFRRSLKKRAKMRTLIALLPDLAGKRCLDVTCGDNTGSLNYYFRAQGGWWVSADLEGRNLPVMVSLLKERVLHLDEQHFCFPDDSFDVVVSIDCLEHLHEERPFLAELYRIVKPGGTAMVTVPNGDGRLLANKIKNWIGMTPDKYGHIRPGYTREQLAAVVSAVGFQVVGRAGYSRFFMESLELMINAMYVLVMNKDKAEAPEGVIAPTSQEALKSHGLSYMLYSLIYPVLWLISRLDYLLFWGGHYAVAVRAVKPNRQE
- a CDS encoding SxtJ family membrane protein; the encoded protein is MRDKRLTSFGAGLAGVLSVLAVLRLLHAGLGRSWWLFCAAAVVAVAALLLPSALRPLYHASRKTGFALGWLSTQLLLTVVYYLVVTPIALALRLLGRDPLKRRPEPTRTSYWQAPEHRLGSDQYWQRQF
- a CDS encoding methyltransferase domain-containing protein, encoding MPEAELLKKRASQHFDDWADHYEAGRMSRWFRHFQALIIKAIAPGPGQRVLDVGCGTGWAVRNVVQREPAAFACGLDISRAMLQEAVRRRGAMRRAAFVQADSEHIPAKDASFDAVICSSSFHHYPAPVASLGEMRRVLKPGGMLLLLETSREAFWPIAIYDFLQRSFRSDHMRYYATNEIVSFLRQAGFAEISEVVRERGLFRHGKLVTSEVLVRAVKR
- a CDS encoding NAD(P)-dependent oxidoreductase; translation: MKVIVTGAGGFIGSHLVERLAEHGVQVVAVDVHLPPTVFAAGDGAVEMVQGDFRDEGLMRKALSGCSVVFHLASAHLQTHLPDSEYWDVNVHGLLRFLEWSRDAGVERFVHTSTVGVYGHIERPPATEETECRPQSIYGETKLAGERAALRFWAEHGLPVVVLRPAWVYGRRCRRTERLFRMLRKGHFIKFGPCRNLRHPVYIEDMLDAFELAAQRPEAVGQVMIIADEQALTTAEMVAAFCEVLGVPEPKVRLPLLPMKLLAVLAESTGKALHREPPFSRRSLEFFTTNNAFDISKAREVLGFAPKYEFREGLKATLDAMKVADEQRRRAEVTANAGG